The segment CTGTGCAGCAGAAGGTCCCGGTTGTACGGTCTATTCGAGGAAATCCTTCAGCCGCTTACTGCGGCTGGGGTGACGCAGCTTACGAAGCGCTTTGGCTTCGATCTGGCGAATCCGCTCGCGGGTTACGCCGAACACCTTGCCCACTTCCTCAAGTGTTCTCGTCCGTCCGTCATCCAGTCCGAAGCGCAGGCGGAGCACATTCTCTTCACGCTCAGTCAGCGTGTCCAGCACATCCTCCAGCTGTTCCTTCAGCAGCTCATATGCCGCTGCATCCGCAGGCGCCAGCGCCTCCTGGTCCTCAATGAAATCTCCCAGATGCGAATCATCTTCCTCACCAATCGGTGTCTCCAGCGATACCGGCTCCTGGGCAATCTTCATGATCTCTCTAACCTTCTCAACGGTAAGCTCCATCTCCGCTGCAATCTCTTCAGGTGACGGCTCGCGTCCCAGCTCCTGCAGCAATTGGCGGGAGACCCGGATCAGCTTGTTGATGGTTTCAACCATATGCACCGGAATACGGATCGTACGCGCCTGGTCAGCAATCGCACGCGTAATCGCCTGACGAATCCACCAGGTTGCATAAGTACTGAATTTGAAGCCTTTGTTATGGTCAAACTTCTCAACTGCCTTGATCAGACCCATGTTGCCTTCCTGAATCAGATCCAGGAACAGCATGCCGCGTCCGACATAACGCTTGGCGATACTGACCACGAGCCGCAGGTTCGCTTCTGCCAGTCTCCGCTTCGCTTCCTCATCACCATTCTTGATCCGCATCGCCAGTTCCACTTCATCGTCAGCCGATAACAGCGGCACGCGGCCGATTTCCTTCAGATACATCCGGACGGGGTCGTTGATCTTGATCCCCGGAGGCAGCGACAGATCATCGTCGAAGCTGAAGTCGTCTCCTTCTTTGTCCTCATTGTCTTCGCTTGGACGGAGGCTGTTCACCTCTTCATCGTTCTCATTGACAACCTCGATCCCCAGATCGCTCAGCTGCTCGTAGAATTCCTCCATCTGCTCGGGGTCTTGATCGAATGGCGACAATTTCTCCATGATATCTTTGTAATTAAGTGATGATCTTTTCTTCCCGTGATCAATAAGCTGATCCTTAACCTGATCCAGAGTAAATTCCGCTTCCAGTTCAGTGTGCTGATCGTTCGCCATAATTCGACTCCCTCCTCCCTAGGTACATCCTGTCAACAGCTCATTGTCTCTCTAGGGCTAAAATTTCACTTGCTATTTGTGCTGCACGCAAAAAGTCACCGGATTTCTCCGCCTGAATCATCTCTTCACGCTTGGGTTCAATTTTGCGCTGCAGAGGATACTTCCGCACTTCACGAATACAATCGTCCAGAACCTGGGTATTCCAGTCCGGAGGGGTATCCATCATGGAGATGGCCGTTGCGGTCTTCTCCAGACGGTCGTCCTGAAGCGATGATAGAAACCGGCTGATGCCGGGTGGTTTGCCTTGCGCATAATAAGCATATAGATAAGCGGCGATTGCCGCATGATCATCAATATTGAACTCTTCTCCGAGCCGTTCACCCACATAGGCCGCCGCTTCCGGGTCTTGAATCATGAATGATAACAGGCGCCGTTCCGCAACATGGTAAGCAGGCAGTAAGGTAGGTGTCTGCACTTGCCCTTTTTTATGCCTACCATTATTCCACCTATTATCGTTATTATCCCCTTCGGGGTTGTTTTTTTGCATGGAGGCCCGAAGTAAATTACAATCCTGCTTCAGACTGTCGTAGGACAGCTCAAGCTCGGAGGCGATTTCCCGCAGGTACACCTCCCGCTCCGTTGAAGAAGGGAGCCCGGCGATAATCTCCAGAGCCTCCTTGACATAGGCAATTTTGCCGTCTTCCTCTAGGAGTATATGGTTTTTTTTCAGATATATAAGCTTAAATTTGATGGAGGACACGGCAGAGTCAATCACTTGTTCCCTGAATCTGTCCCCGCCATGCCGGGAGATGAATTCATCCGGGTCCAGGCCGCTGGGAAGCAGGGCTACCTTGACCCGCAGACCGCTGGCTTCCAGGATAGGAATGGCCTTAAGGGCCGCAGCTTGTCCAGCCTTATCTCCATCATAGGCAAGCACAATCTCATCTCCAAGGCTCTTCATCAAGCCCACGTGACCCTCGGTGAGCGAGGTTCCCATCGTGGCTACCCCGTTCTGCACACCTGCCTCCCAAGCCGAAATGACATCACCGTATCCCTCGAACAGGACGATTTGCCGCGTTTTGCGGATGGATGCTTTGGACTGGTGCAGATTGTACAGAATGCGGCTTTTGTTAAATAACCGGCTCTCGGGAGAGTTCAGGTACTTCGGCTGCCCCTCCCCGAGAATACGTCCGGCGAAGGCGATCGTCTTGCCCATGCGGTTCGCAATCGGAAAAATAACCCGGCCGCGGAAGCGGTCCAGATATCCTTTGCCTTCCCCTCGGGCAGACAATAGTCCGCCCTTCTCCATCTCGGCGAGATCGAAGCTGCGCTTCTCCAGAAACTGCAGCAGCGTATCCCAGCGGTCCGGCGCGTAGCCGATCTGGAACTGGTCAATCATTTTGTCGCTGAAACCCCGGGTTCTTAAGTAATCCATGGCGGCAGTGCCGTATTCCGTGTTTTTCAGCAAAAAATGATAAAACTTCGCCGATAATTCATACGCCTGAATCAGCCGGTCCCGCTCGGGATCGGGGGCAGCAAGCGCCCCGCCTCTCCCCTCAGGAACAGGGATATCACTCTCTTCCGCCATGATTCTGACTGCTTCGGGGAAGGATAATCCTTCGATTTCCATCCTGAATTTGATGGCATTTCCGCCCATACCGCAGCCAAAGCAATGAAAGACTCCCCGGTCAGGGGTGACAGTGAAGGAAGGGGACTTCTCCGAATGGAACGGGCAGAGGCCCCATAAATATTTACCCTGCTTGGACAAATGGACAACCTTGCTGACTGTATCGACAATATCATGCCGCGCCAGCACGTTCTCGATAACCTCTTCGGGAATAGGACCATGTCCGCTAGCCACTTCAACCACCTTCATCTCTTAACAGTTAAATATAATTCGCTATAGCTGGACATTCTCCTGCAAAATTGTTAAAAGTTTTGTCAGTTTATGTTGAAAAAGATTTTTTTCCTCTGCGGTAATCGCTTTGGGACCCTTGGAATAGTGCCCGCGCCTGCGTTCAACCGCCTTGGCATGCCTGCTCTCCAGCATAAAATCCATGGTAGAATTCTCATATTCCTGGCCCCGGTTCGAAAGTGCAAGGCAGCGTTTGCCCAGCGCCAGCGCCGCCAGTCCATAATCCTGCGTAATTACGATATCCCCTGCAGAAATATGATTGGCGATATAGAGGTCGGCACTGTCTGCCCCGCGGTCCACCTGAACCACCGTAACGCCTTCTTCCGCCCGCAGCACATGATCATAGGAGGAGACCATCAGCACCGGAAGCCCGAATTCGCGCGCCACGGTAATAATCTCCTGCTTAACCGGACAAGCATCCCCGTCCACAACAATCTTTCTTAGCCGGGAAGTTCCCAAGCTCACCTCACCAAATTCCTGTGTAATATATATTACGCTCAACCGTTCAAAAATCCTTCTTTGGTAAAGCATAAATACGGAACGAATGTCAACTTACGCATTGGCACCGTTCCGTATATTTATACCCTAAACCCTCGATCTATACCATAAAATCGCAAACATTACTTAAAATTTGCCTGAATTACCACACCAGCTTGCCGAAATCAGCAAACAACCTGGAGTCGGTATGAATGCCGGCCAGCAGCGCCAGACGGTTCGAGCGGACGGCTTCGTCTTCGGCCATAACCATAACCGAATCGAAGAATCCGGTAACAGCTGCTTCAAGTCCCGACAGAATCTGCAGGGCCTCAGCGGCATGTCTGGAAGCAAGGGCTGCGCGGTAAGGCTCATGAATACTCTGCCAAGTCGCGTACAGCTTCTGTTCCGCTTCTTCCTTAAGCAGGACCGGGTCGATAACTGCACCCTCCGGAGCTTTGGCGGCCAGATTGCTGACACGGGTCAGGGAATCCATAGTAATTTTGAAATCAGCCTGATCGGTTACGGCATTCATCAAAGCCAGACTTCTGCTTACTACATCAACGATATCATCGAATCCTGCCGCAAGCGCTGCATCTACAACATCATAACGTACATTGTTGTCAGCTAGCAGGCGTTTGACGCGCAGACCGAAGAACTCGTACAGAGTTATACGCAATTCAGGGGTGAAATGTTTCTCTGTACGGAAACTTTCATGAACTTCCAGTGCCGCTGCAAAAATCTCCTGCAGGCTTAGGCTCAGCTGATGCTCCAGTACGATCTGGACAATCCCTGCTGCCTGACGGCGCAGGGCATAAGGATCCTGGGAGCCGGTTGGAATAATTCCGATCGAG is part of the Paenibacillus sp. FSL M7-0420 genome and harbors:
- the rpoD gene encoding RNA polymerase sigma factor RpoD — its product is MANDQHTELEAEFTLDQVKDQLIDHGKKRSSLNYKDIMEKLSPFDQDPEQMEEFYEQLSDLGIEVVNENDEEVNSLRPSEDNEDKEGDDFSFDDDLSLPPGIKINDPVRMYLKEIGRVPLLSADDEVELAMRIKNGDEEAKRRLAEANLRLVVSIAKRYVGRGMLFLDLIQEGNMGLIKAVEKFDHNKGFKFSTYATWWIRQAITRAIADQARTIRIPVHMVETINKLIRVSRQLLQELGREPSPEEIAAEMELTVEKVREIMKIAQEPVSLETPIGEEDDSHLGDFIEDQEALAPADAAAYELLKEQLEDVLDTLTEREENVLRLRFGLDDGRTRTLEEVGKVFGVTRERIRQIEAKALRKLRHPSRSKRLKDFLE
- the dnaG gene encoding DNA primase; amino-acid sequence: MKVVEVASGHGPIPEEVIENVLARHDIVDTVSKVVHLSKQGKYLWGLCPFHSEKSPSFTVTPDRGVFHCFGCGMGGNAIKFRMEIEGLSFPEAVRIMAEESDIPVPEGRGGALAAPDPERDRLIQAYELSAKFYHFLLKNTEYGTAAMDYLRTRGFSDKMIDQFQIGYAPDRWDTLLQFLEKRSFDLAEMEKGGLLSARGEGKGYLDRFRGRVIFPIANRMGKTIAFAGRILGEGQPKYLNSPESRLFNKSRILYNLHQSKASIRKTRQIVLFEGYGDVISAWEAGVQNGVATMGTSLTEGHVGLMKSLGDEIVLAYDGDKAGQAAALKAIPILEASGLRVKVALLPSGLDPDEFISRHGGDRFREQVIDSAVSSIKFKLIYLKKNHILLEEDGKIAYVKEALEIIAGLPSSTEREVYLREIASELELSYDSLKQDCNLLRASMQKNNPEGDNNDNRWNNGRHKKGQVQTPTLLPAYHVAERRLLSFMIQDPEAAAYVGERLGEEFNIDDHAAIAAYLYAYYAQGKPPGISRFLSSLQDDRLEKTATAISMMDTPPDWNTQVLDDCIREVRKYPLQRKIEPKREEMIQAEKSGDFLRAAQIASEILALERQ
- a CDS encoding YaiI/YqxD family protein, producing MSLGTSRLRKIVVDGDACPVKQEIITVAREFGLPVLMVSSYDHVLRAEEGVTVVQVDRGADSADLYIANHISAGDIVITQDYGLAALALGKRCLALSNRGQEYENSTMDFMLESRHAKAVERRRGHYSKGPKAITAEEKNLFQHKLTKLLTILQENVQL